In Glycine max cultivar Williams 82 chromosome 4, Glycine_max_v4.0, whole genome shotgun sequence, the genomic stretch aatatttggaAGGATTGGAGTGACTAATTTTCATCTTATGATTTTGAATTGCAAAATGTGTGAATGTtagaaaaagtaaaagcaagGAATCAAAATTCATAAATCTAAATTGCTTGCAATCAACATTTAGACGCATTCACACAATTAACAATTCAGAACCGTGGATCAAACGGTTTTCATATTTAACACAGTAAATCAAATTTACAATACATATTTAAGATCTTAGTCATCCCATTTTCATTCAACTGTATACGAAAGCGTGAATGCATATAATTTCCTACTGCCGGAATCCATTTTCATTAGCCAACCTCAAAATATCTGATGTCAACCTTTCCTATTGGTACTTGGAAGTCTGAAACTAGAATTGCAAAGTGTGCAGGAGTGAAGTCAATTCGGAATCAGAAATTATGAGACACAAAATCAAGTAGTCCAGAAACTAATCGAATTTCTTCAGTttagaaaatctaaaataaatcaacacacaaaacaaaaaaattccaTACAAGAGTACATTGTTGAAGACACGCTGCCAAGAGGATTCAGCCAAAGATAATAATAAGGAGCTCCAATTGTTGATGTTGCTTCATCGATCATGTGTACGTAGCGAACTATGCTCaccatataataatatataattaatgggAATTGTGGGGTTCATTTTTAGTGGTCTCCATGCACATGGCTTTGTTTTGATGGAGCCTCTATTTCAACTCAAAATAAATACTCATAATATTGATCATGCCACACAGCTAAGGCAATACCCTTTATCACGTGCATCATGCACGTGATCACTTCAAACGTGTCACGCAATTGCTATTGGGGTAAAGTGGTGGTACTCTCTCTTTGTATTGTTTTGTGGGGGTTTTATATTCAGATTTTCTTTTTGGAGGATTGAACTTAATGCGGCAAGATAGTAAACATTTAATGCAAAGGTATAAAAAAGGGTTTAGTTGAATGAAGAAGATCGTCGAAAAGAACGATAAAATTATCTGCGTAAGAGACCCTTTACTTAAGGGTGATATTAAATGTTAGATATGATATTAATTATCTTATGGGACCCTGCCATTGATCACAAGCAACATCTTAGTATCTCCACAAGTCAATTTCATTTAACGAGACCATTGACACTTTAATTCTACCGTTTCTACGGAgtagtctctctctctcttctatttttaattatcgatttttttgagaaaaaaatagttatttgttatttttaaagtttaaggtTACATTCATTATCTGTAAATAAAAACaggttacattaattattttttaataactgtTAGCAAATAAGTTTTgtgtacatttttattttttttacattttaattaattaaattatttttttaatatatttcttaattaaacatgttagatttaaattaaagttggaccaaaatttatatatatatatatatatataacatatgcAAAGAtgaaatttacatattttttaaaataaaaggatcaaaagaaaaaaaaactaaaattgaggataaaaaaataaagagaaccaaaataataatttggccaaaaaaaatatatattaaaataagatatatatatatatataaatttatgttttaatgtttctattaattaaaataatctttaagTCAATTTGGAGAAAGCAACTTATATACTCACCAAAAAGTATTACTTCAGGATTTAAGCAAAGAAAGATGGGCTTatatattcaccaaaaaaaaaaaagatgggcTTATATTTCCAAGACCCGGCTGAGTTGGACAAACCGGGTTTTCGAGTGTGTCGTCGGGTCTTAGCCGCCATTTACTTTCACTCAACCGCCGACGATGATGTTCACTTCAGGATTGTCTCCATCTCTCATATTCCCGTATTTCATCACAAACTTTAATCGATTTTCTTCTCTATTCACAAATCACAACCCCCGCTGTTAACTGGTAAGCAATTATTTCCTTCTAACTTGGGAATTTGATGATTCTGACCTAAATTTTCTCACATAATCCCATTTGGTCATTTCATTACAAGTTTGCATATCTTGGTTTtggatttttatatttgtatatgaGTATGAATGAATCACTATTGGGTTGTAGATTTTATGCACAAATGAGAGACATCGTttgcaaaaaatttctttttctgtAGGTGCACTCTGGAAAACTGGCTGGTTAATGATTCACAGTGTTCTAAAAGCAAGTAGGTTCCTCAATCCACGTAGACAAACCCTTGGTTTGACTATTTCCGTTAGTGGTTGTGTTTATCGTTTAGCATTTAGTTCAATGAAAGAAATCAATTGTAAAGTGGATTCTAGTTCATGTACTCTTGCCCCCAATAGGGAACCCTGCATTACAGATTCCTTATCAGTCAGCGGGAATTGCACTACTTCATCTACGAGTGTAAAATCCACCCCTGAAATTGAAAAGAAGTATGTTCATCATGTATATGATGCTATTGCGCCGCATTTCAGTGCCACCCGGTTCGCCAAGTGGCCGAAGGTTGCAGCATTTTTGTCATCTTTGCCTTTGGGATCTCTTGTCTTTGATGCGGGATGTGGGAATGGGAAATACTTAGGTTTGAATCAGGATTGTTTTTTCATAGGATGTGATATAAGTCCTTCCTTGATTAAGATCTGCTTGGATAGAGAGCATGAAGTTCTGGTTGCAGATGCTGTGAATCTCCCTTACAGGACTGGTTTCGGCGATGTGGCAATATCTATAGCTGTGTTACATCATTTAAGCACTGAAAATAGAAGGAGAAAGGCAATAGAAGAATTGGTCAGAGTTGTTAAAAAGGGTGGCCTTGTTCTGATTACAGTTTGGGCTGTAGAGCAAGAGGATAGTAAGCTGATTACCAAATGGACACCACTGAATGAGAAGTATGTTGATGAGTGGGTAGGACCAGGAAGTCCTCGTACTCGGGCGCCTTCATCCTCATCATTGGAAAGTATCCCCGAAAGTGAGGTGAGTCGCTCTGGTGAGCACATGGAAGTTTGCAATGAGCCACATGTATCAAGAGAtttggaggaagaaaaaaatataaagaatcaaCAGGAATACTTTGTTCCCTGGCATTTACCTTATCATCGTGCTGAAATCAGTGGTGCTTCTGCTGAAGCTCTTGCTGCTGGTCTGGCAACGAAAGATGACAAAAAAGGTGCTGTGGTGTATAATCGATATTATCATGTTTTTAGTGAAGGCGAGCTTGAAAGGTAACATTCCATGGCTTAGATCTCTTTCTTTAATTTGTCCCCATGTAGTAATTTGCTAAAGTTACTCATCAGGATTCACGTTTGGCAAGCTTGATCTTGAATGTCAATTGTGCTATGTTAGCATACTTTATATCTGAATCTAGAAATATGGATCATGTAAAGCAGAGTTGGATAAGATGGAGACATTAGATTTGTAAAAGCTGTTCAAGGTTCAACTTAAAACTTCAAATTTGCTGCTTGAGTGTTAGTTTGTTGTCAAATGGTAATTTGTTTTCCCCCCTATCAAAGAGATTGAGTTGCTACTCATTAGGGGAAAAGTTAAGGTAGaagttatgatattttttaaaatacaagctATGgtctttaaaagtaaaaaagaagggaTTGAAGTGGGCGTTGTCATGCCATCATGTGTCTTCCTTACTACTTTATTCAATCAACTGGATCTGTAGTTGCATGACAAATTTATTATgacctttttatttattggtcCCTTGTTACTCTCtgtttcaaaataaacatttcaaatttgaatAGAAGAATAATTAAGAACTACGTTTTAGGTGACTTTTTATGCTTATATGCATGATGCACGAGTTCtgatttctaacttatttttgtaTCTTTTTGCAGTTTGACAACTGGAATAAACAATGCCAGAATTGTTGATCAGTTTTTTGATAAATCCAACTGGTGTATTATTCTTGAGAAGACAGTGTGACCAAGAAAACCTTGAGGGAGTATAGCAGGCCAGAGTGTAGTATAACAACTTTTACAACATTTATCTTGCAAGTTAACTTTGTTTGGCATCTAATTTACTATCGATTAAAAAAATGGGCAGCTGCAGAAGTTGGACAGAATGATTATCTGGCCATTTCATCATCCAGACCAGGCTGCATTCTTCTAGAAATCCTGATGTATTGTTTTTTTGgggttcttttttaattttttgcgaAGCCCAATTTTGGTTGTAACAATAGGGCACGAAGGATGCCACTGTTCTGCAGTGTTGGTTTTATAGCTGGGCACACTGTCTGCCCTAACAATGCTGAATATCTTCTGGCCACCTACAGGAGCATTTTTACGTCATGTATTGGACAATTCATTTGACGGTTGGATTGCACTTTTTTTTGTCGTGATCTTCGCTTTCTCTATCAGCTTCAAAGGAATTCAAACTCTTGCTGGGTTAGCTTCTGGCTCCTTTTTAAAATCCCTTTTGTGATTATGGATGGGATCAGCAGACAAGTGAGGAAGATCTTAGGATTGGTTCCCTAGTAACATAGGGTGCGTATCATTGTTGGATCCCTCCATCTAAGAACATTATGTTATCAATTTAAAACATGAACTTGTATTTACATGTTGAATGTGGTAACCGCAGCTTAATGTTGCCTAGAC encodes the following:
- the LOC100784028 gene encoding tRNA (carboxymethyluridine(34)-5-O)-methyltransferase, with product MIHSVLKASRFLNPRRQTLGLTISVSGCVYRLAFSSMKEINCKVDSSSCTLAPNREPCITDSLSVSGNCTTSSTSVKSTPEIEKKYVHHVYDAIAPHFSATRFAKWPKVAAFLSSLPLGSLVFDAGCGNGKYLGLNQDCFFIGCDISPSLIKICLDREHEVLVADAVNLPYRTGFGDVAISIAVLHHLSTENRRRKAIEELVRVVKKGGLVLITVWAVEQEDSKLITKWTPLNEKYVDEWVGPGSPRTRAPSSSSLESIPESEVSRSGEHMEVCNEPHVSRDLEEEKNIKNQQEYFVPWHLPYHRAEISGASAEALAAGLATKDDKKGAVVYNRYYHVFSEGELESLTTGINNARIVDQFFDKSNWCIILEKTV